In the Helianthus annuus cultivar XRQ/B chromosome 11, HanXRQr2.0-SUNRISE, whole genome shotgun sequence genome, one interval contains:
- the LOC110926525 gene encoding beta-1,2-xylosyltransferase, whose amino-acid sequence MKMNTKYLKLFIFLFLLNSITLILYFSSHPHLFHHRPTTPTTTTHHQSTISDHTHLPSPPNSNKPWPILPSYLPWSLNPNTHFRSCESYFGNGFTRRIDLLKPVQTGGWFRCFYSETLRSSVCEGGGLRMHPEKVKMSMGGEVLESVIGRSEDEELPEFEDGAFDLVGQKRGVERVASEGFLNEFVPRGAVERHTMRDLIGSMRFVGADEFHCSEWVEEPTLLITRFEYANLFHTITDWYSAYVSSRVTGLPNRPQIVFVDGHCMTQLEETWKAVFSGLRYAKNFSGPVCFRHAILSPLGYETAMFRGLSETVDCDGASAHDLWQKPDDKKTARISEFGEMIRAAFSLPLHQQHHSSKSGSRNHNVLFVRREDYLAHPRHAGKVQSRLSNEQEVFDALKSWSTGHTECKINLINGLFAHMSMKEQVRAIQDASVIVGAHGAGLTHIVSATPDTEILEIVSSEYRRPHFELISKWKGLNYHPIYLGGSHASPSVVIAKLRDILKNIGC is encoded by the exons ATGAAGATGAACACCAAATACCTAAAactcttcatcttcctcttcctcctcaACTCCATCACCCTCATCCTCTACTTCTCCTCCCACCCCCACCTCTTCCACCACCGtcccaccacccccaccaccaccacccaccaccaatcCACCATCTCCGACCACACCCACCTCCCATCTCCCCCCAATTCCAACAAACCCTGGCCAATCTTACCTTCCTACCTCCCATGGTCCTTAAACCCCAACACCCACTTCAGATCATGCGAATCCTACTTTGGCAACGGCTTCACTCGCCGCATCGATCTTCTAAAACCGGTTCAAACCGGTGGGTGGTTCAGGTGTTTTTATAGTGAGACGCTGAGGAGTTCGGTGTGTGAGGGTGGGGGGTTAAGGATGCATCCGGAGAAGGTTAAGATGTCAATGGGTGGTGAGGTTTTGGAGAGTGTGATTGGTAGATCGGAGGATGAGGAGTTGCCGGAGTTTGAAGATGGGGCCTTTGATTTAGTGGGTCAGAAGAGGGGCGTTGAGAGGGTTGCTAGTGAGGGGTTTTTGAATGAGTTTGTTCCGAGAGGGGCGGTTGAGAGGCACACGATGAGGGATTTGATCGGTTCGATGCGGTTCGTTGGGGCGGATGAGTTCCATTGCTCTGAG TGGGTTGAGGAGCCAACGCTTTTGATCACCCGTTTCGAGTATGCAAACCTTTTTCACACTATAACAGACTGGTACAGTGCCTACGTGTCTTCAAGAGTTACCGGCTTGCCAAACAGACCTCAAATAGTTTTTGTAGATGGTCACTGCATG ACACAATTGGAAGAAACATGGAAAGCCGTATTCTCGGGTTTGCGATACGCTAAAAACTTCAGCGGGCCCGTTTGCTTTCGTCACGCTATCCTTTCACCTTTGGGCTACGAAACCGCTATGTTCCGTGGTCTATCCGAAACCGTCGATTGTGACGGGGCTTCGGCCCATGATTTATGGCAGAAGCCCGATGACAAAAAAACAGCCCGAATCTCGGAATTCGGGGAGATGATACGGGCCGCGTTTTCACTTCCGTTACACCAACAACACCACAGCTCAAAATCCGGTTCACGAAATCACAACGTCTTGTTCGTCAGGCGCGAAGATTATCTCGCACATCCCCGCCATGCTGGCAAGGTGCAATCGAGACTCAGTAACGAACAAGAAGTATTCGACGCGTTAAAAAGCTGGTCAACGGGTCATACCGAATGTAAAATTAATTTAATCAACGGGCTTTTTGCGCATATGTCGATGAAAGAACAGGTGAGAGCGATTCAAGACGCATCGGTTATCGTGGGTGCGCATGGGGCGGGACTTACTCACATAGTGTCGGCAACACCGGACACAGAAATACTAGAAATCGTTTCTAG